One window from the genome of Thermus islandicus DSM 21543 encodes:
- a CDS encoding nitrilase-related carbon-nitrogen hydrolase — protein MPFRTLLAVQAEAVLQAYRTEAAFRERVFSLLAPLQGTPSPRLAAFPELFGLPLLLHLEGEFRWKDLLKDPLLPWRRARRAYGVFHRVMAEAARAFGAYLLSGTLLSPPYEEELARGRFARTPRFQNLALFFNPEGRLLAQVPKMELTPPERWLKRGSFGPHLVETRGGRVGILICLDGFHEKYLARLDALGAEVLLQPSANPAPWERPWPQDPRRKEGEVWLAAARERLSGRENLRLLLNPMLNGAILGLPFEGQSGIYAPGETLLLAKRPKGDEALLLTL, from the coding sequence GTGCCCTTCCGCACGCTCCTCGCCGTGCAGGCAGAGGCGGTCCTTCAGGCCTACCGCACGGAGGCGGCCTTCCGGGAGCGGGTCTTCTCCCTCCTCGCCCCCCTTCAGGGCACCCCCTCCCCCAGGCTTGCCGCCTTCCCCGAGCTCTTTGGCCTTCCCCTCCTCCTCCACCTCGAGGGGGAGTTTCGCTGGAAGGACCTCCTCAAAGACCCCCTCCTCCCCTGGCGGCGGGCGAGGCGGGCCTACGGGGTCTTCCACCGGGTGATGGCCGAGGCCGCGAGGGCCTTTGGCGCCTACCTCCTTTCGGGCACCCTCCTCTCCCCTCCCTACGAGGAGGAGTTAGCCCGGGGAAGGTTTGCCCGTACGCCCCGCTTCCAGAACCTGGCCCTCTTCTTTAACCCCGAGGGCCGCCTTCTGGCCCAGGTGCCGAAGATGGAGCTTACCCCTCCCGAGCGCTGGCTCAAGAGGGGAAGCTTCGGCCCCCACCTGGTGGAGACCCGGGGGGGACGGGTAGGGATCCTTATCTGCCTGGACGGATTCCACGAAAAATACCTCGCCCGGCTGGACGCCCTGGGAGCCGAGGTCCTCCTCCAGCCCTCCGCCAACCCCGCCCCCTGGGAAAGGCCCTGGCCCCAAGACCCCAGGCGGAAGGAAGGGGAGGTGTGGCTGGCTGCGGCCAGGGAGCGGCTTTCGGGCCGGGAAAACCTGCGGCTCCTCCTGAACCCCATGCTGAACGGGGCGATCCTGGGCCTCCCTTTTGAGGGCCAAAGCGGGATCTACGCCCCCGGGGAGACCCTCCTCCTGGCCAAGAGGCCCAAGGGGGACGAGGCCCTCCTCCTCACCCTATAG
- a CDS encoding rhodanese-like domain-containing protein encodes MYETQVKDLSPEEAKKLYDQGVPFVDVREVEEYAQARIPGARLLPLSEFMARHGEIPKDTPVVLYCRTGNRSWQAAAWLAGQGYSNVLNLEGGIVRWYRAGLPVDTTPVEVGYTATPFKEVGPHEAARLLQEAFVVDVREAWEYGEGHVPGAVNIPLSTLPQRLSELPQDRPILLVCNSGNRSGVAADFLVQQGFPGDRIYNLEGGTYAWMGAGLPVER; translated from the coding sequence ATGTACGAGACCCAGGTCAAAGACCTAAGCCCGGAAGAGGCCAAAAAGCTCTACGACCAAGGAGTGCCCTTCGTTGACGTGCGGGAGGTGGAGGAGTACGCCCAGGCCAGGATCCCGGGGGCGAGGCTCCTCCCCCTTTCGGAGTTCATGGCCCGCCACGGGGAGATCCCCAAGGACACCCCCGTGGTCCTCTACTGCCGCACGGGGAACCGCTCGTGGCAGGCGGCGGCGTGGCTCGCGGGGCAGGGGTACTCAAACGTTTTGAACCTGGAGGGCGGGATCGTGCGCTGGTACCGGGCCGGGCTTCCCGTGGACACCACCCCCGTGGAGGTGGGCTACACCGCCACGCCCTTTAAGGAGGTAGGACCCCACGAGGCGGCACGGCTTTTGCAGGAGGCCTTTGTGGTGGACGTGCGGGAGGCGTGGGAGTACGGGGAGGGCCACGTGCCGGGCGCGGTGAACATCCCCCTCTCCACCTTGCCCCAGAGGCTTTCCGAGCTTCCCCAGGACCGGCCCATCCTCCTGGTGTGCAACTCGGGAAACCGCTCCGGGGTGGCCGCCGACTTTTTGGTGCAACAGGGCTTCCCCGGGGACAGGATCTACAACCTCGAGGGCGGCACCTACGCCTGGATGGGAGCAGGCCTCCCGGTGGAGCGATGA
- a CDS encoding sulfite exporter TauE/SafE family protein, with the protein MTLALIGALLIGLSLGLLGSGGSILTVPVLVYLLGEPPKQAIAESLLIVGGIALLGAIPFALRGLVDFRNVLFFGLPGMAGTYLGAWLSHLVSGQVQLLVFAGVMLVAAYSMARPPVLKRTEGGKRKPWKIVLDGLAVGALTGFVGVGGGFLIVPALVLLGGLPMHLAVGTSLVIIALKSFAGFYKYLHLLPALGLSVNWANAGLFILVGTLGSFFGGRIAVRLPHETLKRGFALFLVGMGVYIILQSL; encoded by the coding sequence ATGACCCTAGCCCTTATCGGCGCGTTGCTCATTGGACTCTCCCTAGGGCTTTTGGGCTCGGGGGGGTCTATCCTCACCGTGCCCGTCTTGGTCTACCTTCTGGGCGAACCCCCCAAGCAGGCCATCGCCGAAAGCCTCCTCATCGTGGGGGGGATCGCGCTTTTGGGCGCCATCCCCTTTGCCCTAAGGGGTCTTGTGGACTTCCGGAACGTCCTCTTCTTCGGCCTTCCGGGCATGGCGGGCACTTACCTTGGGGCCTGGCTTTCGCACCTCGTCTCCGGGCAGGTCCAGCTCCTGGTCTTCGCCGGGGTGATGCTGGTGGCCGCCTACTCCATGGCCAGGCCTCCTGTCCTGAAGCGCACAGAGGGTGGGAAGCGGAAGCCCTGGAAGATCGTCCTGGACGGTCTGGCCGTGGGGGCCCTCACCGGCTTCGTAGGGGTGGGGGGCGGGTTCCTCATCGTGCCCGCCCTGGTCCTCCTGGGGGGCCTGCCCATGCACCTGGCGGTGGGGACGAGTCTGGTCATCATCGCCCTTAAGTCCTTCGCCGGCTTCTACAAGTACCTCCACCTCCTCCCCGCCTTGGGCCTTTCCGTGAACTGGGCCAACGCCGGCCTCTTCATCCTGGTGGGCACCCTGGGGAGCTTTTTTGGGGGAAGGATAGCGGTGCGGCTCCCCCACGAGACCCTAAAGCGGGGGTTCGCCCTCTTCCTGGTAGGGATGGGCGTCTACATCATCCTTCAAAGCCTGTAG
- a CDS encoding MBL fold metallo-hydrolase: MIFRQIYEEGLAQMSYLLGCAATGEALVVDPRRDVDVYLELAQSLGLRITAVAETHIHADYLSGARELARATGATLYLSDEGDETWKYKGLEGFSYVLLKDGDEFRVGNIRVKAVHTPGHTPEHLSFLVADGAVTEEPLLFLTGDFVFVGDVGRPDLLEEAAGIRGTAVPGARRMFKSLKEKFLTLPDHVQVWPGHGAGSACGKALGALPATTVGYERRHAWWAEYLERNDEEGFVRALLQGQPEAPTYFKEMKRLNRDGMPILGGIPHPGRLTKSQFERWLTEGAILVDTRDKFAFAGGHLQGSINIPAGKNFSTWAGWLLPYDRPLVLLAHPSQVENLTRALLRIGLDQVVGYIPGLEGYAEGELETVPQITAREAKTLWEKGEARILDVRGRDEYLAGHIPGALNLHAGRVLAHLDKLPKDRPLIVHCLGGDRSSTAISALLAQGFRNAINLTGGIRAWQEAGFPVVKGEELVEA; this comes from the coding sequence ATGATCTTCCGTCAGATTTACGAGGAAGGCCTCGCGCAGATGAGCTACCTCCTGGGCTGCGCCGCCACCGGGGAGGCCTTGGTGGTGGACCCCAGGCGGGACGTGGACGTCTACCTGGAGCTCGCCCAGAGCCTGGGCCTCCGCATCACCGCCGTGGCCGAAACCCACATCCACGCCGACTACCTCTCGGGGGCCCGGGAACTGGCCAGGGCCACAGGGGCTACCCTCTACCTCTCCGACGAGGGGGATGAAACCTGGAAGTACAAGGGCCTCGAGGGCTTCTCCTACGTCCTCCTTAAGGACGGGGACGAGTTCCGGGTAGGGAACATCCGGGTGAAGGCGGTGCACACTCCGGGCCACACCCCGGAGCACCTCTCCTTCTTGGTGGCGGACGGGGCGGTGACCGAGGAGCCCCTCCTCTTCCTTACCGGGGACTTCGTCTTCGTGGGGGATGTGGGGCGGCCCGACCTCCTGGAGGAGGCGGCGGGGATCCGGGGCACGGCGGTCCCGGGGGCAAGGCGGATGTTTAAGAGCCTTAAGGAGAAGTTCCTCACCCTGCCGGACCATGTCCAAGTCTGGCCCGGCCATGGGGCGGGCTCGGCCTGCGGCAAGGCCCTTGGGGCCCTTCCCGCCACCACCGTGGGCTACGAGCGCCGCCACGCCTGGTGGGCCGAGTACCTGGAGCGGAACGACGAGGAGGGCTTCGTGCGAGCCCTCCTTCAGGGTCAGCCCGAGGCCCCCACCTACTTCAAGGAGATGAAGCGGCTGAACCGGGACGGGATGCCCATCCTAGGAGGCATCCCTCACCCGGGCCGCCTCACCAAGAGCCAGTTTGAGCGCTGGCTCACGGAAGGGGCCATCCTGGTGGACACTCGGGACAAGTTCGCCTTCGCCGGAGGCCACCTCCAAGGGAGCATCAACATCCCCGCGGGGAAGAACTTCTCCACTTGGGCAGGCTGGCTTCTGCCCTATGACCGCCCCCTCGTCCTCCTCGCCCACCCGAGCCAGGTGGAAAACCTCACCCGGGCCCTCCTCCGCATCGGGCTGGACCAGGTGGTGGGGTACATCCCGGGCCTCGAGGGGTACGCGGAGGGCGAGCTGGAAACCGTCCCCCAGATCACGGCCCGGGAGGCCAAGACCCTCTGGGAGAAGGGAGAGGCCCGCATCCTGGACGTCCGGGGGCGGGACGAGTACCTGGCCGGGCACATCCCCGGGGCCCTGAACCTCCACGCAGGCCGCGTCCTGGCCCACCTGGACAAGCTTCCCAAGGACCGCCCCCTCATCGTCCACTGCTTGGGGGGCGACCGCTCCAGCACCGCCATCAGCGCTCTCCTCGCCCAAGGCTTCCGGAACGCCATTAACCTCACCGGGGGGATAAGGGCCTGGCAGGAGGCAGGCTTCCCGGTGGTGAAGGGCGAGGAGTTGGTGGAGGCCTAA